From Polypterus senegalus isolate Bchr_013 chromosome 15, ASM1683550v1, whole genome shotgun sequence, the proteins below share one genomic window:
- the rpp38 gene encoding ribonuclease P protein subunit p38: MSTKTPSSVKKASGKAKPVQIKTSFNNPYDICWSPLEMENMHYILEILKKRFKELGLQKKEPPTRQRRPRIRTKGQKGDNKDSEEASQDVMKEVPVESSEVEQHQGWSNLEVRKQLAIGINEVTRALEKDEVGLVLVCKSVKPVHMTNHLIQLSCSRAVPACQVPRLSENVSAFLSLKSVLALGFKRDSESFVDEINAIIPKVPSLKVPWLDQTTPQQDVVQKDPETPAEETVQCVAPDRDVKLRGSQKRKRDEVTDTKEDSDISQVTLHPLKIKRVVANPAKIRKQKGNKKKK; encoded by the coding sequence ATGTCCACAAAGACGCCCAGCAGTGTGAAGAAAGCGTCGGGCAAAGCAAAGCCTGTGCAGATAAAGACGTCTTTTAACAACCCTTATGATATATGCTGGAGTCCCCTTGAAATGGAGAACATGCATTACATCTTGGAGATCctgaaaaaaaggtttaaagaatTAGGGCTGCAGAAGAAGGAACCCCCCACAAGACAAAGGAGACCAAGGATTCGTACTAAAGGTCAGAAAGGTGATAATAAGGACTCTGAAGAGGCTTCTCAGGATGTAATGAAAGAGGTGCCAGTGGAGAGTTCAGAAGTGGAACAGCATCAAGGATGGAGTAATTTGGAGGTGCGAAAGCAGCTGGCTATAGGAATAAATGAAGTAACTAGAGCTTTGGAGAAAGATGAGGTTGGCTTAGTACTGGTGTGCAAATCTGTGAAGCCTGTTCATATGACAAACCACTTAATTCAGCTAAGCTGCAGCCGGGCAGTGCCAGCTTGTCAGGTTCCCCGTCTTAGTGAGAATGTGTCGGCCTTTCTGAGTCTAAAGAGTGTTTTGGCACTTGGTTTTAAGAGGGATTCTGAAAGTTTTGTTGACGAAATCAATGCTATAATACCTAAAGTGCCTTCATTAAAGGTCCCCTGGCTTGACCAAACAACACCGCAGCAGGATGTCGTGCAGAAAGATCCTGAGACACCGGCAGAGGAAACGGTCCAGTGTGTGGCACCTGATAGAGATGTGAAGCTGCGTGGCAGTCAAAAACGGAAGAGGGACGAGGTAACGGACACAAAGGAGGATTCAGACATTAGCCAAGTAACTTTACACCCCCTTAAAATAAAGAGGGTGGTGGCAAACCCTGCAAA